A genomic segment from Desulfatiglans anilini DSM 4660 encodes:
- the nusG gene encoding transcription termination/antitermination protein NusG, whose amino-acid sequence MELKWYIVHTYSGFENKVKRNLEERVKTLGQEDLFGRILVPTEQVVELKKGQKKTSSRKFYPGYILVQMILSDETWHTVMDTAKVTGFVGGGIKPSPIPDAEAEVILRQMEEGVSRPKPRFRFEEGDDVRVVDGPFSNFQGIVEEVKPDKEKLRVLITIFGRPTPVELDFIQVKKI is encoded by the coding sequence GTGGAATTGAAATGGTATATCGTACATACCTACTCGGGGTTTGAGAACAAGGTCAAGCGAAACCTCGAAGAGCGGGTCAAAACGCTCGGGCAGGAGGACCTGTTCGGGCGGATCCTCGTTCCGACCGAACAAGTCGTCGAATTGAAGAAAGGGCAAAAAAAGACTTCTTCGAGAAAGTTCTACCCGGGCTACATTCTCGTCCAGATGATCCTCAGCGACGAGACCTGGCACACCGTGATGGACACGGCTAAGGTGACGGGTTTCGTCGGGGGCGGTATTAAGCCCAGCCCCATACCGGATGCAGAGGCAGAGGTGATCCTGCGCCAGATGGAAGAGGGGGTGAGTCGCCCCAAGCCTCGCTTTCGGTTCGAGGAAGGAGATGATGTACGGGTTGTAGACGGGCCTTTCAGCAATTTCCAGGGCATCGTCGAAGAGGTCAAGCCCGACAAAGAGAAATTGCGCGTACTCATTACGATATTCGGACGGCCCACGCCTGTCGAATTGGATTTCATTCAGGTCAAGAAGATTTAA
- the rplK gene encoding 50S ribosomal protein L11, with product MAKKIIGSVKLQVKGGQANPSPPIGPALGQHGVNIAEFCKAFNARTQDQMGTVIPVVITIYADRSFSFITKTPPASVLLKQVAKIAKGSAVPNKDKIATVTRQQIEEIARLKFEDLNAYDIEAAAKIIEGTARSMGINVAEA from the coding sequence ATGGCAAAAAAAATCATCGGTTCAGTGAAGCTTCAGGTAAAGGGTGGACAGGCCAACCCGTCGCCTCCGATCGGCCCGGCCCTGGGTCAGCACGGCGTGAACATCGCTGAATTCTGCAAAGCCTTCAACGCGCGCACGCAGGATCAGATGGGTACCGTCATTCCGGTGGTTATCACCATATACGCGGACCGCTCCTTTTCCTTCATTACGAAGACGCCGCCGGCTTCCGTCCTTCTGAAACAGGTTGCAAAGATCGCCAAAGGGTCCGCTGTTCCCAACAAGGACAAGATCGCCACGGTGACGCGGCAACAGATCGAAGAGATCGCCAGACTCAAATTTGAAGATTTGAATGCCTATGACATTGAAGCCGCCGCCAAAATCATAGAGGGCACAGCGCGCAGCATGGGCATTAACGTGGCTGAGGCTTAG
- the rpmG gene encoding 50S ribosomal protein L33, producing the protein MRDIITLACEQCKNKNYTTTKNKRKTPDKLAFKKYCAFCRTHTVHKETK; encoded by the coding sequence ATGCGAGATATCATTACCCTGGCCTGTGAACAGTGTAAGAACAAAAATTACACCACGACCAAGAATAAGCGGAAGACACCGGACAAACTCGCTTTCAAGAAGTACTGTGCGTTCTGCCGTACCCATACGGTGCACAAGGAAACGAAATAG
- the rplA gene encoding 50S ribosomal protein L1, producing MGKKYRDSLQKVDRQKKYAFEEALRTALEGRFAKFDETVDVAVRLGVDPRHADQMVRGTVVLPHGTGKEVRVAVFAKGEKEKEALDAGADVAGADELVEKIQKGWLEFDKAIATPDMMGAVGKLGRILGPRGMMPNAKLGTVTFDVGKAVKEIKAGKIDFKVEKAGIVHAPVGKASFGVEKLLDNLAAFFETIQRLKPSASKGTYLKTIAVATTMGPGFKIDPAYVKDLTSQ from the coding sequence ATGGGCAAAAAATATCGTGACAGTTTGCAGAAGGTCGATCGGCAGAAAAAATATGCCTTTGAGGAAGCCTTGCGCACGGCACTTGAGGGCCGCTTCGCGAAATTTGACGAGACCGTCGACGTGGCGGTGAGGTTAGGGGTTGACCCTCGTCATGCCGACCAGATGGTGAGAGGAACCGTGGTGCTTCCGCACGGCACCGGGAAGGAAGTTCGGGTCGCTGTTTTTGCCAAGGGTGAGAAGGAGAAGGAAGCTCTCGATGCTGGCGCTGATGTAGCGGGCGCGGATGAACTGGTCGAGAAAATCCAAAAAGGGTGGCTGGAATTCGACAAGGCCATCGCGACCCCGGACATGATGGGAGCTGTGGGCAAACTCGGCCGTATCCTGGGCCCTCGGGGTATGATGCCGAATGCCAAGCTCGGTACGGTGACGTTTGACGTCGGTAAGGCCGTAAAGGAGATCAAGGCCGGAAAAATTGACTTCAAGGTCGAGAAGGCCGGGATCGTTCATGCACCCGTTGGAAAGGCCTCGTTCGGTGTCGAAAAGCTTCTGGATAATCTGGCCGCGTTTTTTGAAACCATACAGAGGTTGAAACCTTCGGCAAGCAAAGGCACCTATTTAAAGACCATTGCCGTCGCGACAACGATGGGACCCGGTTTCAAGATCGATCCGGCTTATGTGAAGGATCTGACAAGTCAGTAA
- the secE gene encoding preprotein translocase subunit SecE codes for MKTQEQIGKTDGGKAGAKTPVARGGAKKPSDKTPRKERSITVYIHRARQFLREVKMELRKVKWPTRKELIASTSVVIVLVMIISLYLGLVDFGLIKIIKGIVG; via the coding sequence ATGAAAACCCAGGAGCAGATTGGAAAGACGGACGGCGGGAAAGCGGGTGCCAAGACGCCGGTCGCCCGCGGAGGGGCCAAGAAGCCATCGGACAAGACCCCGCGAAAAGAGCGGTCCATTACCGTCTACATTCACAGGGCCCGTCAATTCCTTAGAGAGGTCAAGATGGAACTGAGGAAGGTGAAGTGGCCTACTCGCAAGGAGTTGATTGCCTCGACGAGCGTCGTCATCGTGCTGGTGATGATCATTTCCTTGTATCTGGGTCTGGTGGATTTCGGTCTTATAAAGATCATCAAAGGAATTGTAGGCTAA